The Pseudophaeobacter arcticus DSM 23566 genome includes a region encoding these proteins:
- a CDS encoding DUF4389 domain-containing protein: MPDPDDIDGRLHGEQFEPEEQEGLLARLFYMILIAVMISVAQTVLATATVLQFIVLAVTKEPNERLADFGTDLGIWIAKAARYQMVASNVKPWPWTDLD; the protein is encoded by the coding sequence GTGCCTGATCCAGATGATATCGATGGCCGTTTGCATGGCGAACAGTTTGAACCGGAGGAGCAGGAAGGCCTGCTGGCACGGTTGTTTTATATGATCCTGATCGCAGTGATGATTTCGGTGGCCCAGACGGTGCTTGCCACTGCGACGGTGCTGCAGTTCATTGTACTTGCCGTCACCAAAGAGCCAAACGAGCGGCTGGCCGATTTTGGTACCGATCTGGGAATCTGGATCGCCAAGGCAGCGCGCTATCAGATGGTGGCGAGCAATGTGAAGCCCTGGCCCTGGACCGATTTGGACTGA
- a CDS encoding M48 family metallopeptidase, producing the protein MLRFTPILLAVIYGLVMYRISVWRTHRELDARSTELADAKLRRLTDRMAAALEIDRIPVFIYEVDPVNGLAAPDGRIFITRGFYRKYQSGEVTDAELASVIAHELGHVALGHAQKRVIDFSGQNALRTALMMILGRYIPIVGPWIAGLLANLLAARLSRSDEYEADEYAAALLTKSGIGLEPQKSLFRKLEALTQARAGMAPAWLMSHPKTQERIAALERLEADWQRV; encoded by the coding sequence ATGTTGCGTTTTACTCCCATCCTGCTGGCTGTGATCTATGGCCTTGTCATGTACCGGATTTCGGTCTGGCGGACCCACCGCGAGCTGGACGCCCGTTCAACCGAGCTGGCCGATGCAAAACTGCGCCGCCTGACGGATCGCATGGCAGCAGCGCTGGAGATTGATCGCATTCCGGTGTTCATCTATGAGGTTGATCCCGTCAACGGGCTGGCGGCACCGGATGGCCGGATCTTCATCACCCGTGGGTTCTACCGCAAATACCAAAGCGGCGAGGTCACAGATGCCGAGCTTGCCTCGGTCATCGCCCATGAGCTGGGCCATGTGGCGCTGGGGCATGCGCAGAAACGTGTGATTGATTTCTCTGGTCAAAACGCCCTGCGCACCGCGCTGATGATGATCCTGGGGCGCTATATTCCCATTGTCGGCCCCTGGATTGCCGGGCTGCTGGCCAATCTGCTTGCGGCACGCCTGTCGCGCAGCGACGAATATGAGGCCGATGAATATGCCGCCGCCTTGCTGACCAAATCCGGCATCGGGCTGGAGCCGCAAAAGTCCCTGTTTCGCAAACTCGAAGCACTGACCCAGGCGCGGGCAGGCATGGCCCCGGCCTGGTTGATGTCACATCCCAAAACCCAAGAGCGCATTGCCGCTCTGGAACGGCTGGAAGCCGACTGGCAACGCGTCTGA
- a CDS encoding LLM class flavin-dependent oxidoreductase produces MRYSLLDLAPVPEGSEIPQSFQNSTDLARQAEAWGYHRYWLAEHHNMPGIASAATAVLIGHIASQTKSIRVGAGGIMLPNHAPYMVAEAFGTLAALYGDRIDLGLGRAPGTDMQTARALRRGMASGAADTFPQDVIELMGFLGHLDPQAKVRAFPGQGSNVPVWILGSSLYGAQLAAQLGLPYAFASHFAPQALDQALEVYRRAFRPSTYLEKPHAMIAVNVFGADTDAEGIRLRTTMQQAFARLRLGQPGKLPRPVENIADHLPPAVLAGVNEALTVSATGSPETVKRELSEILTRHDPDEVIITGQIHDHDARLRSFEIAAEALKAL; encoded by the coding sequence ATGCGCTATTCTCTTCTTGACCTTGCTCCGGTGCCCGAGGGCAGCGAAATCCCACAGTCGTTCCAAAACAGCACCGATCTGGCCCGCCAGGCCGAGGCCTGGGGCTATCACCGTTACTGGCTGGCGGAGCATCACAATATGCCCGGCATCGCCAGTGCCGCCACCGCAGTGCTGATTGGCCATATCGCCAGCCAGACCAAATCCATTCGGGTGGGTGCGGGCGGTATCATGCTGCCCAATCACGCGCCCTATATGGTGGCCGAGGCCTTTGGCACCCTTGCGGCGCTTTATGGCGACCGTATCGACCTAGGCCTGGGGCGCGCGCCCGGCACTGACATGCAGACCGCCCGCGCCCTGCGGCGCGGTATGGCCTCAGGTGCTGCTGATACCTTTCCGCAGGATGTGATTGAACTCATGGGTTTTCTTGGCCACCTGGACCCGCAGGCCAAGGTCCGCGCCTTCCCCGGCCAAGGCAGCAATGTGCCGGTCTGGATCCTTGGCTCCAGCCTATACGGCGCGCAGCTGGCGGCACAGCTGGGCCTGCCATATGCTTTTGCCTCGCATTTTGCACCGCAAGCGCTGGACCAGGCGCTTGAGGTGTATCGCCGGGCCTTTCGCCCCTCGACCTATCTGGAAAAACCCCATGCGATGATCGCCGTCAATGTCTTTGGCGCCGATACCGATGCCGAAGGCATCCGCCTGCGCACCACCATGCAACAGGCCTTTGCCCGTTTGCGTCTGGGCCAGCCCGGCAAACTGCCGCGCCCGGTGGAGAACATCGCCGACCACCTGCCACCTGCGGTGCTCGCCGGGGTGAACGAGGCGCTGACGGTTTCCGCCACCGGCAGCCCTGAGACGGTCAAACGTGAATTGTCTGAAATCCTGACACGCCATGACCCCGATGAGGTGATCATCACCGGGCAGATCCATGATCATGACGCCCGGCTGCGCTCGTTTGAGATCGCCGCTGAGGCGCTCAAAGCCCTGTAG
- a CDS encoding RSP_2648 family PIN domain-containing protein → MKLLLDTCVLYPTVMREMLIGAAARGAFTPLWSARILEEWSRAAVKLGPEGAAQARAEVALLKATWPQAVVAPAPGVEARLWLPDAADVHVLAAAITGHADAIVTVNNKDFPRHTLAEEGLERIGPDQLLYDLWLKDHAGMEALGAQVLAEANRLSGGGWEIRPLLKKARLPRLAKALATG, encoded by the coding sequence ATGAAGCTTTTGCTGGATACCTGTGTGCTGTACCCCACGGTGATGCGGGAAATGCTGATCGGGGCGGCTGCCCGAGGCGCGTTCACGCCGCTCTGGTCGGCGCGTATCCTGGAAGAGTGGAGCCGGGCCGCAGTGAAACTGGGGCCCGAGGGCGCGGCGCAGGCCCGCGCCGAAGTGGCGCTGCTCAAAGCCACCTGGCCGCAGGCCGTGGTGGCCCCGGCACCGGGGGTTGAGGCGCGGCTCTGGCTGCCGGATGCGGCGGATGTGCATGTGCTCGCCGCCGCCATCACCGGCCACGCGGATGCCATCGTCACCGTCAACAACAAGGACTTCCCCCGCCACACCCTGGCAGAGGAAGGGCTGGAGCGGATTGGCCCTGATCAGTTGCTTTATGATCTCTGGCTCAAAGATCATGCTGGGATGGAGGCGCTGGGGGCTCAGGTCCTGGCCGAGGCCAACCGCCTGTCGGGCGGCGGCTGGGAGATCCGCCCGCTCCTGAAAAAGGCCCGCCTGCCGCGATTGGCCAAAGCGCTGGCAACGGGCTAG
- a CDS encoding RSP_2647 family RNA methyltransferase encodes MTATSPAPERPRVKLLPKANARALRHGFPWVYSNELVTDRRTRKMEPGSLAVLLDEAQTPMGTVAVNPTSKIICRMLDRDPQAVIDQAWFQARIAQAFALRQQLYDAPFYRLVHAEADGLPGVVIDRFGEACVVQPNAAWAEALIEPLTAALAEVTGCTVILKNASGRTRGLEGLNDESLTLLGAAPTAPVPVQMNGATYMADLTGGQKTGLFYDQRENHAFAARLVPAGGDVLDVFSHVGGFGLAMRAAGAGSVTCVDGSAAALDLAGQGAAASGFGDSFTARQGDAFDQLAALAEEGCSFDVVVCDPPAFAPSKQALEAGLRAYERIAKLAAPLVKPGGYLGLCSCSHAADLARFRNASARGIGRAGRRGQLIHTGYAGADHPQLPQLAESGYLKSVFFRLD; translated from the coding sequence ATGACAGCCACATCCCCCGCGCCAGAGCGCCCCCGTGTAAAACTCCTGCCCAAAGCAAATGCCCGCGCCCTGCGCCACGGCTTTCCCTGGGTTTATTCCAACGAGCTGGTTACTGATCGGCGCACCCGCAAGATGGAGCCCGGCAGCCTGGCCGTGTTGCTGGATGAGGCGCAGACGCCAATGGGGACCGTTGCGGTCAACCCAACCAGCAAGATCATCTGCCGGATGCTGGACCGCGACCCGCAGGCGGTGATTGATCAGGCCTGGTTCCAGGCGCGGATTGCGCAGGCCTTTGCCCTGCGCCAGCAGCTGTATGACGCGCCGTTCTATCGCCTGGTCCATGCCGAGGCCGACGGCTTGCCTGGTGTGGTGATCGACCGCTTTGGGGAGGCCTGCGTCGTGCAGCCCAATGCCGCCTGGGCCGAGGCTCTTATTGAACCGCTGACTGCGGCGCTGGCCGAGGTCACAGGATGTACGGTCATTTTGAAAAACGCCTCTGGGCGGACCCGCGGGCTGGAGGGGCTGAACGACGAGAGCCTCACTTTGCTGGGGGCCGCGCCCACCGCGCCGGTGCCGGTACAGATGAACGGTGCCACCTATATGGCGGATCTGACAGGCGGGCAGAAAACCGGTCTGTTTTATGATCAGCGCGAGAATCACGCCTTTGCCGCCCGGCTGGTGCCTGCGGGCGGTGATGTGCTGGATGTGTTTTCCCATGTTGGTGGCTTTGGTCTGGCGATGCGCGCTGCAGGTGCTGGATCAGTTACCTGCGTTGATGGCTCTGCTGCGGCGCTGGATCTGGCCGGGCAGGGGGCTGCGGCCTCTGGTTTTGGCGATAGTTTCACCGCCCGTCAGGGCGATGCCTTTGATCAATTGGCAGCCCTGGCTGAGGAGGGGTGCAGCTTTGACGTGGTGGTCTGTGATCCGCCGGCTTTTGCCCCCTCCAAACAGGCGCTAGAGGCTGGTCTGCGCGCCTATGAGCGGATTGCAAAGCTGGCGGCGCCACTGGTGAAACCCGGTGGCTATCTGGGGCTTTGCTCTTGTTCCCACGCCGCCGACCTGGCGCGGTTCCGCAATGCTTCGGCGCGCGGTATTGGCCGGGCGGGCCGTCGTGGACAGTTGATCCACACCGGCTATGCAGGCGCGGACCATCCGCAATTGCCGCAGCTGGCTGAAAGCGGCTATCTGAAATCCGTCTTCTTCCGGCTGGACTGA